GCCGGTAGTCTTTAGCCCCGTACTCGTCCAGCTTGATGGCCGACTCATCCACCGTTTTACCGGCCGCTGCAGGGATGGCCTCCTGGGACTCACTGCCCATcgcctcctcctcatcctcctcttcgtcATACACACGCTTCTTAGAAGACTTCCTCTCTGGaggattacagacagacagacagagacaggagggaggaagggagacagagacaggagggaggaagagagacagagacaggagggaggaagagagacagagacaggaaggaggaagagagacagagacaggaaggaggaagagagagagacaggaaggaggaagagagacagagacaggaaggaggaagagagacagagacaggaaggaggaagagagacagagaggaaggaggaagagagacggagacaggaaggaggaagagagacggagacaggaaggaggaagagagacggagacaggaaGGGTGTCATTAAGCAGGAATTGGCTGAGCCGTGGGTCTTACAACTGGGAAACTCAGTGAGACATATCCATCACCAAAGAGAAAGACCGTTGATAGAAGATGACATTGTTCTGAAATCAGCTCTCACTGTAGGGTCCCTACcattaaaatatgttttaaatcACAGTGATTTCTACTCTCAGAAAGTGCTATTGTTAACGAGACGTTGAATTTCATTGAATTCTAACTCGGGCAGAAATTAGTATTTGGATCAGGAAAGTTTGCTCTCCCAACCCATCGAAGTCAGGATGTTGAATTAAATGATATTTTAATTTACCAGTTGTCTGCGCGGTCTGACCTTTTGGTGTTCAGAGCGTGAGACAACACATCTACAGGAAAGTAGAATTACAACAACAATTTCAAAGTCCTGGTTTCCTATCAACCTGAAGACACGAGACGAAAATTGATGCACACATGCCGAGCTCGTGATTACATGATTTATAATTTAACCTTTATGTAACCTTTACGTAacctttatgtaacctttatgtaatcaggcaagtcagttaagaacacattatttacaatgacagtgcTTACATGGTTCTGTGTCAAGGACGTCACGTTGCTTTGCTTAGCAACTACCACTTCCTCCTGATTGGGCGAATTAAGGACGTTAACAaggccagaatgttgaataaaatgacATCTGAATGTACTTTGCCGTTTGTCTGtgcagtgttttgtttgttttacagGTAGGAATGGGGGacaatatatccacaggaaagtagaATGAAATCATCTTTTCAAAGTGCTGGTAGGGCATTCTGACGTCTGTCACCTGAAACATGAGGAACGTCCTCATGAGTAACACCTGACCAGCCTCCTCAAGCATCATACCAGTTGGAGCCATGTAaaacacttcaggctgaggacgTTTCACACTACGCTGGAGGGGACACTACGCTGGAGGGGACACTACGCTGGAGGGGACACTACGCTGGCGGGGACACTACGCTGGCAGGGACACTACGCTGGCAGGGACACTACGCTGGCAGGGACACTACGCTGGCGGGGACACTACGCTGGAGGGGACACTACGCTGGAGGGGACACTACGCTGGAGGGGACACTACGCTGGAGGGGACACTACGCTGGTAGGGACACTACGCTGGcagggacacttcaggctgaggaggaCGTTGGACACTATGCTGGcagggacacttcaggctgaggaggaCGTTGGACACTATGCTGGcagggacacttcaggctgaggaggaCGTTGGACACTTCGCTGGcagggacacttcaggctgaggacgTTCCTCATGTTTCAGGTGACAGACGTCAGAATGCTCTACCAGCACTTTGAAAATATGATTTCATtctactttcctgtggatatattgtCCCCCATTCCTACctgtaaaacaaacaaaacactgcaCAGACAAACGGCAAAGTACATTCAGATGTCATTATATTCAACagtctggcgatgtagaggtcgTTGGTGGGAACGTCCCTGATCCAAACACTCATGTCTGCCCTACGTCGGGTCTCCAGACTAAGGCAGTCTGCAGCATCTTGAAGTTAGTTTGTTTTCCTAGCTACTATACTACAGGCACTTGTTAGCTACTATACTACTGATATACTATGCTATAGGTACTTGCtagctactatactactactatgcAATGCTataggtactagctagctactatactactactactactactactactactacaggtattAGCTAGCTACTATACTACTGCTATACTGTGCTTTAGGTACTTGCTAGCTACCATACTACTGCTATACTATGCTATATGTACTTGCTAGCTACAATACTGCTATACTATAGGTACTTGCTTACTACTGTACTGCTGATATAGGTACTTGCTAGCTACTATAGGTATTAGCTACAATGGTTCGGTACTGTTACACAGAACGCATGTGTCTCCCATGCTTCAGCATCATGCTATAATTGCCATCACAACACCGACTGAACCGCAACATGAGCTCGAGTAACATTCCATTTCCGGGAACATCTAGATACTCACCCCGATCTCCCCTATCTTTCTTCCCCATGATATTAGCAGCTTGTTCCCGAAAACAACTTGCTTCGTCAAACCATGTTAAACGACAAGTGAGAAACAACAACAAGCAACTGCGACGCGTTCAACTCGGTTTCCTCCTTGTGCGGAAAAAGATCATGTGACCTATGATTTCCGCTTGTTGATTGGTTGTCGATATTGTTTACTTCCGGTGGTAGAGGTCAGATTAGATTTTTCGGGTTTCGGTGTCGTTTTTTTTTCGTTCTCGTCGAGGTGTTTATTGTTGTAAAAAATTGCTTATTAATAATCGGTAATCATGTCAGACGATGATTTAATCGGACCTGCCTTACCCCCGTCGTTCAGAAAAAGCAACAATGATGAATCTGATGACgaggaaggatgtgagtaaagtTAGTAGTGGTTTAAATCCACATGATTTTTGGCCATGTGTCATCAGATACTATGCTGTCATATTCATGTCTTAGTTATCTTTCTGCTTTATACTGTATTGTTAAATCGAAAAAAGCTAGTGTCTGTTTTTTGGTATTTTCCTACCTAGGATGTGCTGTCTTCTCCAATAGTTGCAGGTCCTGCGCTGCCTCCCGGATACAAACCGGAGTTGCTCTCCAGCTCGGAGGATGACTTTGGCCAAGAGGAGGTGGATGTGGTGATCAAGAGACGAAGCAAGACGAGCAGCAGACACGGTCACGGTAGCGGGACGACCAAGGATGGACCCACCGCAGAGTAACACATTTACAATCACTTCTACCTTGCAAACAAACATCAAACACCTTTATTTCCTCATTGTTTTTGAAGGAAAGCCATGTAAAATGCCTGAACTGGACTCTCTGCATCATTCTGTAGAAAACAACACAGAGTGGAAGAGGCGGTGAGTAGAAGGcttgaggatgatgatgatgatgatgatggtttctTCGGACCAGCTCTTCCTCCTGGGTTCTCAAAACCACAGGCTTCACCAGAGAGGTAACCAAGACAACACAACTAATTCTCCCTgctttaaacagacatattaaatgaTATGTCAGCTAGTTCTCTCTgctttaaacagacatattaaattATATGTCAGCTAGTTCTCTTTgctttaaacagacatattaaattATATGTCAGCTAGTTCTCCCTgctttaaacagacatattaaatgaTATGTCAGCTAGTTCTCCCTgctttaaacagacatattaaatgaTATGTCAGCTAGTTCTCCCTGCTTTAAACAAACATATTAAATGCTGTCAGTCATGCATGTATTTTCAAATAACTTAAATGATATGTCAGCTAGTTCTCTTTgctttaaacagacatattaaattATATGTCAGCTAGTTCTCCCTgctttaaacagacatattaaatgaTATGTCAGCTAGTTCTCCCTgctttaaacagacatattaaatgaTATGTCAGCTAGTTCTCCCTGCTTTAAACAAACATATTAAATGCTGTCAGTCATGCATGTATTTTCAAATAACTTGTGtctaaatgtatttattggtttgtgttgattgattgattgtcttTTTCTACCTCCCCTAGGCCAGGTGTATTGGGCCCAGCCTTACCCCCAGGATTTCACAGACCGGCatctgatgatgatgaagatgatgatggtgAGGATGATTTCCCTCGGCCAGCCCTGCCACCGGGCTACACAGCAGAACCCTCCAGcggtgatgaagaggaggaggaggatgaagaggtgaTCGGACCCATGCCTGCTCTTGGTGCCATCCGGGACTCCGTGGCTCTGGACATCGAACGCAGAGCTCAGAAGATGAAGGACAGACTGACAGGAGCAGATGTGAGAACCTCACCGCCACTTGTTCTACATCTAGACTCTTATTCTACATCTAGACTCTTATTCTACATCTAGACTCTTATTCTACATCTAGACTCTTATTCTACATCTAGACTCTTATTCTACATCTAGACTCTTATTCTACATCTAGACTCTTATTCTACATCTAGACTCTTATTCTACGTCTAGACTCTTATTCTACGTCTAGACTCTTGTTCTACATCTAGACTCTTATTCTATATCTAGACTCTTATTCTACATCTAGACTCTTATTCTACGTCTAGACTCTTATTCTACGTCTAGACTCTTATTCTACGTCTAGACTCTTATTCTACATCTAGACCCTTATTCTACGTCTAGACTCTTATTCTACGTCTAGACTCTTATTCTACATCTAGACTCTTATTCTACATCTAGACTCTTATTCTACATCTAGACTCTTATTCTACATCTAGACTCTTATTCTATATCTAGACTCTTATTCTACATCTAGACTCTTATTCTACATCTAGACTCTTATTCTACATCTAGAATCTTATTCTATATCTAGACTCTTATTCTACGTCTAGACTCTTATTCTACATCTAGACTCTTATTCTACATCTAGACTCTTATTCTACATCTAGAATCTTATTCTACATCTAGACTCTTATTCTACATCTAGAATCTTATTCTATATCTAGACTCTTATTCTACGACTAGACTCTTATTCTACATCTAGACTCTTGTTCTACATCTAGACATctacacgggggggggggggggggggggggggctgcatcgTTAGTGGAGgacgacatgtttactgttgaGTTGTTTCTGATAAACTGACCAGTAATTCGTTCATCTTTATGGTGCTCGACACCGCCACCAGGTGGTATCCTTAGGGACATGCTAATTGGGTGCTTCTCATACGTTGTGTTCAGTCGtgctaaatgttttttttttttaactgtgtaATAGGACAAATTTTAATTCCCCTTATTTCAAATCATTTTCCCACGTTTGCTCCTACTGAACTGACCCCAGGTCAGATGTACTGGGGTGTGTTGGTAGAATGAGTTGACAGCCTCCTACTGAACTGACCCCAGGTCAGATGTACTGGGGTGTGTTGGTAGAATGAGTTGACAGCCTCCTACTGAACTGACCCCAGGTCAGATGTAGTGGGGTGTGTTGGTAGAATGAGTTGGCAGCCTCCTACAGAACAGACCCCAGGTCAGATGGTAGAATGAGTTGACAGCCTCCTACTGAACTGTCCCCAGGTCAGATGGTAGAATGAGTTGACAGCCTCCTACTGAACTGACCCCAGGTCAGATGGTAGAATGAGTTGACAGCCTCCTACTGAACAGACCCCAGGTCAGATGGTAGAATGAGTTGACAGCCTCCTAATGAACAGACCCCAGGTCAGATGGTAGAATGAGTTGACAGCCTCCTACTGAACAGACCCCAGGTCAGATGGTAGAATGAGTTGACAGCCTCCTACAGAACAGACTCCAGGTCAGATGGTAGAATGAGTTGACAGCCTCCTACTGAACTGACCCCAGGTCAGATGGTATAATGAGTTGACAGCCTCCTACTGAACTGACCCCAGGTCAGATGGTAGAATGAGTTGACAGCCTCCTACAGAACTGACCCCAGGTCAGATGGTAGAATGAGTTGACAGCCTCCTAATGAACTGACCCCAGGTCAGATGGTAGAATGAGTTGACAGCCTCCTACTGAACTGACCCCAGGTCAGATGGTAGAATGAGTTGACAGCCTCCTACAGAACAGACTCCAGGTCAGATGGTAGAATGAGTTGACAGCCTCCTAATGAACTGACCCCAGGTCAGATGGTAGAATGAGTTGACAGCCTTGTCTGTGATGGTTGATTGGCAGAATGGTCCGGAGGACGTGGTGCGAGAGACCTGGATGACAGAGCTTCCTCCAACGCTGCAGCACATCGGGCTGGGGGCCAGAACCTTCAAGAAGAGGGCTGGACCGGAGAGCAAGGACCGATCCCTCTGGACCGACACCCCTGCTGACCGAGAACGCAAACTCAGGGTAGGAAACACTGGTTCTGGTTCTGAACAGTCGACACATTTCTGTTGGGATTTCACTCTTttgtactctattgtactgaCTTTAtaattgtctctctctgtgtctctctctctctctgtctgtgtatctccgtctctctctgtctgtctctctgtgtgtgtgtgtgtgtgtgtgtctctctctctgtctgtgtctctctctgtctgtgtttctctctgtctgtgtctctctctgtctgtctgtctctgagtctgtctctgtctctctctgtctctgtgtctctctctgtctgtctctctgtctctctctgtgtctatctctgtctgtctgtctgtctgtctgtctgtctgtctgtctgtctgtctgtctgtctgtctgtctgtctgtctctctctctctgtctctgtctgtgtctctctgtctgtctgtctctctctctctgtctctctctctgtctctctgtctgtctctctctcaacaggaACGACTGGAGGGAAAGGAGAGTGAAGAAACAGAACCGGTCCCTCAACTGTCTCACAAAGAGTTACAGATGGCTGAGAAAGTGTCCAAATACAACGTAAGTAGTCGAGCCTCTTTGTCTGCTCAACAACTACATGACCTGTACGAAGATCTCACTATGGCATTTACAACTAGAGACTAGACCAAGATGTCTACTGTCCCGGAGACTAGACCAAGATGTCTTCTGACCCGGAGACTAGACCAAGATGTTTACTGACCCGGAGACTAGACCAAGATGTCTACTGTCCCGGAGACTAGACCAAGATGTCTACTGACCTGGAGACTAGACAAAGATGTCTACTGACCTGTACGAAGATCTCCCTATGGCATTTACAACTAGGAGACTAGACCAAGATGTCTACTGACCCGGAGACTAGACCAAGATGTTTACTGACCCGGAGACTAGACAAAGATGTCTACTGACCTGTACGAAGATCTCCCTATGGCATTTACAACTAGGAGACTAGACCAAGATGTCTACTGACCCGGAGACTAGACCAAGATGTTTACTGACCCGGAGACTAGACAAAGATGTCTACTGACCTGTACGAAGATCTCCCTATGGCATTTACAACTAGGAGACTAGACCAAGATGTCTACTGACCCAGAGACTAGACCAAGATGTCTACTGACCTGTATGAATATCTCCCTATGGCATTTACAACTAGGAGACTAGACCAAGATGTCTACTGACCTGGAGACTAGACCAAGATATCTACTGACCCGGAGACAAGACCAAGATGTCTACTGACACGGAGACTAGACCAAGCTGTCTACTGACCTGTACGAAGATCTCACTATGGCATTTACAACTAGGAGACTAGACCAAGATGTCTACTGACCTGTACGAAGATCTCAGTATGGCATTTACAACTAGGAGACTAGACCAAGATGTCTACTGACCTGGAGACTAGACCAAGATGTCTACTGACCTGTACGAAGATCTCCCTATGGCATTTACAACTAGGAGACTAGACCAAGATGTCTACTGACCCGGAGACTAGACCAAGATGTCTACTGACCTGTATGAAGATCTCACTATGGCATTTACAACTAGGAGACTAGACCAAGATGTCTACTGACCTGGAGACTTGACCAAGATGTCTACTGACCCGGAGACTAGACCAAGATGTCTACTGACCCGGAGACTAGACCGAGATATCTACTGACCCGGAGACTAGACCGAGATGTCTACTGACCCGGAGACTAGACCGAGATGTCTACTGACCATTAGTTGTCAAAATGACttagtctttctctctcctctctgttaggaaaCGAAGCGTGGCGAGTCTCTGATCAGTCTCCACGAGAAGCAGATGAAGAAGAGGAAACTGGACGAGGGCGCCAAGCCGGTGGAGAGACGAGCGTTTGACAGGGACCAGGACTTGCAAGTCAACAAGTTTGACGAGGCTCAGAAACAACGTCTGTTGAAGAAGTCCCAGGAGCTCAACACACGCTTCGGACACAGCAAGGAGAAAATGTTCCTCTGAGacgatccacacacacacaaagctcagGATTGGACGTTTTTTGGTCACCTGAGCCAGTCAATGATTGACGGGAACGTTCCAGGTTGACTGTTTATTGCAGTCCAACTACTCAGATGATCAGAACACATTGTACTGAATGTGATCTGAGCAGAACAGGTCGTAAAGTTATAACTTGTATGTTTTTTGGTCACCTGAGCCAGTCAATGAGTGACGGGAACGTTCCAGGTTGACTGTTTATTGCAGTCCAACTACTCAGATGATCAGAACACATTGTACTGAATGTGATCTGAGCAGAACAGGTCGTAAACTTATAacttgtatgttttttttaataaaagtGTGAATATCAGTTTGATAGTTACATTTTAGTCgtcactcttatccagagcgacgtaGTCCATACGTGTTCTTACTTATTATTTCTCACATACTGGtttcccccgtgggaatcgaacccacaaccctggcgttgaaAGCTccaaccaactgagccacacgggacctcCCTCATTCTTTTAGTTCTTTTAAAGGTCCGATGggcagctgttttttttttcatcttaATAGCAAATCATTTCTGGGGAACAGTTAAGGACATTACTGtgatttgttttcaattaaaacgcAACAaaataaatgagcaaaaataGGTTCTTAGAGAAGAGTCATTTTTTTTTATGCAAGAATTttactaggactgtctgggaggggtctgagtggggaggggtctgagtggggaggggtctgagtggggaggggtctgagtggggaggggtctgagtggggaggggtctgagtggggagggttctgagtggggaggggtctgagtagggaggggtctgagtggggaggggtctgagtagggaggggtctgagtggggaggggtctgagtagggaggggtctgagtggggagggttCTGAGTGGGGaagggtctgagtggggaggggtctgagtggggaggggtctgagtggggaggggtctgagtagggaggggtctgagtagggaggggtctgagtggggaggggtctgagtggggagggttctgagtggggaggggtctgagtggggaagggtctgagtggggaggggtctgagtagggaggggtctgagtggggaggggtctgagtggggaggggtctgagtggggaggggtctgagtagggaggggtctgagtagggaggggtctgagtggggaggggtctgagtggggaggggtctgagtggggaggggtctgagtagggaggggtctgagtggggaggggtctgagtagggaggggtctgagtggggagggttCTGAGTGGGGAGGtttctgagtggggaggggtctgagtggggaggggtctg
The DNA window shown above is from Oncorhynchus mykiss isolate Arlee chromosome 18, USDA_OmykA_1.1, whole genome shotgun sequence and carries:
- the LOC110516182 gene encoding GPALPP motifs-containing protein 1 → MSDDDLIGPALPPSFRKSNNDESDDEEGFAGPALPPGYKPELLSSSEDDFGQEEVDVVIKRRSKTSSRHGHGSGTTKDGPTAEKQHRVEEAVSRRLEDDDDDDDGFFGPALPPGFSKPQASPERPGVLGPALPPGFHRPASDDDEDDDGEDDFPRPALPPGYTAEPSSGDEEEEEDEEVIGPMPALGAIRDSVALDIERRAQKMKDRLTGADNGPEDVVRETWMTELPPTLQHIGLGARTFKKRAGPESKDRSLWTDTPADRERKLRERLEGKESEETEPVPQLSHKELQMAEKVSKYNETKRGESLISLHEKQMKKRKLDEGAKPVERRAFDRDQDLQVNKFDEAQKQRLLKKSQELNTRFGHSKEKMFL